One Mugil cephalus isolate CIBA_MC_2020 chromosome 22, CIBA_Mcephalus_1.1, whole genome shotgun sequence genomic window carries:
- the ccdc3a gene encoding coiled-coil domain-containing protein 3a, with amino-acid sequence MFTATLLLAVLGVFAHVDAFTHGCQLPSEWRPLSEGCRAELAEIIVYARVLAIHREPLGVGASNLYNSLPFGFGYGYEGAEEGLLYSAEVELLCDQAWGSMLEVPSGSRLNLTGLGYLSCQSHTVMENYSYFFFLRMDENYNILPQSVNFQDAIFPDTTENRRTFSSLFQFSNCTQGSQPFHTFSPEWDTQEDSRLLCSSVQAALFEEEERGRKLRERLAASERRNRQLKERVRKVKRSLRNARKACRRAEQQAQELQERLKAAERRAGHHLNSITQEEPPLGHYTSAAIRQRMQL; translated from the exons ATGTTCACCGCGACTCTCCTCCTCGCAGTCCTCGGCGTTTTTGCGCACGTGGACGCTTTTACGCACGGCTGTCAGCTCCCCTCCGAGTGGCGGCCGCTGAGCGAAGGCTGCCGAGCGGAGCTGGCGGAGATCATCGTGTACGCCCGGGTGCTGGCGATCCACCGGGAGCCGCTGGGCGTCGGGGCGAGCAACCTGTACAACTCGCTGCCCTTCGGGTTCGGGTACGGGTACGAGGGCGCGGAGGAAGGGCTGCTGTACTCGGCGGAGGTGGAGCTGCTCTGCGACCAAGCGTGGGGCAGCATGCTGGAGGTGCCCTCTGGATCCAGACTCAACCTGACCGGGCTGGGGTACCTGTCCTGCCAGTCTCATACCGTGATGGAGAACTACTCCTACTTCTTTTTTCTTAG GATGGACGAGAACTACAACATCCTGCCTCAAAGCGTCAACTTCCAGGACGCCATCTTCCCCGACACGACGGAGAACAGGCGCACGTTCTCCAGCCTCTTCCAGTTCTCCAACTGCACCCAGGGGAGCCAGCCGTTCCACACGTTCAGCCCCGAGTGGGACACCCAGGAGGACAGCAGG CTGCTGTGCTCCTCGGTGCAGGCGGCGCTGttcgaggaggaggagcgaggCCGGAAGCTGCGGGAGCGCCTGGCCGCGTCCGAGAGGAGGAACCGGCAGCTGAAGGAGCGGGTCCGCAAGGTGAAGCGCTCCCTGAGAAACGCGCGCAAGGCCTGCCGCAGGGCGGAGCAGCAGGcgcaggagctgcaggagaggCTGAAGGCCGCAGAGAGGAGGGCCGGGCACCACCTCAACAGCATCACGCAGGAGGAGCCCCCGCTCGGGCATTACACGAGTGCGGCGATACGCCAGAGGATGCAGCTCTAA